The Flavobacterium commune genome contains a region encoding:
- a CDS encoding superoxide dismutase, producing the protein MAFELPQLPYAYDALEPHIDARTMEIHHTKHHNAYTTNLNAAIAGTDMEGKTIENILINLDMANAAVRNNGGGFYNHNLFWTVMSPNGGGQPTGDLLAAIEAAFGSFEEFKAKFAKAGATQFGSGWAWLCVQKGGKLDVCGTPNQDNPLMPGVGCGGTPILGMDVWEHAYYLNYQNRRPDYIEAFFNVINWTEVAKRFALEK; encoded by the coding sequence ATGGCTTTTGAATTACCGCAATTACCTTATGCGTATGACGCACTAGAACCACATATTGATGCACGTACAATGGAAATTCACCATACAAAGCATCATAATGCTTATACTACTAACCTTAACGCTGCCATTGCCGGTACCGATATGGAAGGTAAAACAATTGAAAACATCCTGATTAACCTTGATATGGCAAATGCTGCTGTACGTAACAATGGTGGAGGTTTTTACAACCACAATCTTTTTTGGACTGTAATGTCTCCTAACGGTGGCGGACAACCAACTGGAGATTTATTAGCCGCTATCGAAGCTGCTTTTGGATCATTCGAAGAATTCAAAGCTAAATTTGCCAAAGCTGGAGCAACACAATTTGGTTCAGGATGGGCTTGGTTATGTGTTCAAAAAGGTGGAAAATTAGATGTTTGCGGAACTCCAAACCAAGACAACCCATTAATGCCAGGTGTTGGATGCGGTGGAACTCCAATCTTAGGAATGGACGTTTGGGAGCACGCTTACTACTTAAACTACCAAAACAGAAGACCTGATTATATCGAAGCTTTCTTCAATGTAATTAACTGGACTGAAGTAGCTAAAAGATTTGCTTTAGAAAAATAG
- a CDS encoding amidophosphoribosyltransferase, with protein sequence MSDALKHECGIALVRLLKPLEFYKEKYGSAFYGIQKMYLMMEKQHNRGQDGAGFASIKLDVEPGERYISRVRSNQAQPIQDVFAQINERINEEMTSHPEYADDVAAQKANIPYIGELFLGHVRYGTFGKNSIESVHPFLRQNNWMHRNLILAGNFNMTNVKELFQNLIDLGQHPKEMADTVTVMEKIGHFLDNAVTDLYQECKNEGYNKREASPVIAERLDIARILTRASKNLDGGYAMAGLLGHGDAFVFRDPAGIRPAYYYQDDEVVVVASERPVIQTVFNVPFDKVNEIDPGSALIIKKSGLVSMKEILTPTVKKACSFERIYFSRGSDAEIYQERKNLGKLILPAVLDSIDQDTDNTVFSYIPNTAETSFYGLVEAAQDFLNQRKNNYILANRNTLTAETLQELLAVKIRTEKVAIKDAKLRTFITADDSRDDLVAHVYDVTYGVIKPTDNLVIIDDSIVRGTTLKKSIIKMMDRLNPKRIVIVSSAPQIRYPDCYGIDMAKLEGLVAFRAALELLKERNLYHIVDEVYAKCKAQENYKDTDVVNYVTAIYDSFTDQEISDKIAEMLSSSSIKAEVKIIFQTVENLHIACPKNLGDWYFTGDYPTAGGNRVVNRAFMNFYEGKDARAY encoded by the coding sequence ATGAGCGATGCTTTAAAACATGAATGTGGAATAGCTTTAGTTAGACTACTGAAACCGCTTGAATTTTACAAAGAGAAGTACGGTTCTGCTTTTTACGGGATACAAAAAATGTATCTAATGATGGAGAAACAGCACAATCGTGGGCAGGATGGTGCCGGTTTTGCAAGTATAAAACTAGATGTTGAACCTGGTGAACGATATATTAGTCGAGTACGTTCTAATCAGGCGCAACCTATTCAGGATGTTTTTGCTCAAATTAATGAGCGAATTAATGAGGAGATGACTTCGCATCCTGAGTATGCGGATGATGTGGCGGCACAAAAAGCAAACATTCCTTATATAGGAGAATTGTTTTTAGGACACGTTCGTTATGGTACTTTTGGAAAAAACAGTATCGAGAGTGTGCATCCTTTCTTGCGTCAAAATAACTGGATGCATAGAAATTTGATTTTGGCAGGAAACTTTAATATGACTAATGTTAAAGAGCTTTTTCAAAATCTTATTGATTTAGGTCAGCATCCAAAAGAAATGGCAGATACGGTTACGGTAATGGAAAAAATAGGACATTTCCTTGATAATGCTGTGACTGATTTGTATCAGGAATGTAAAAATGAAGGTTATAATAAGCGTGAGGCTTCGCCTGTAATTGCTGAAAGATTAGATATTGCCAGAATTTTAACCAGAGCATCTAAGAATTTAGATGGAGGTTATGCAATGGCAGGGCTTTTAGGACACGGAGACGCTTTTGTTTTTAGAGATCCGGCAGGAATTCGTCCGGCTTATTATTATCAGGATGATGAAGTTGTAGTTGTAGCTTCGGAAAGACCGGTTATTCAAACGGTTTTCAATGTGCCATTTGATAAAGTAAATGAAATTGATCCGGGAAGTGCTTTGATTATCAAGAAAAGCGGATTGGTTTCTATGAAAGAAATTTTAACTCCAACAGTTAAAAAGGCTTGTTCTTTCGAGCGAATTTATTTCTCAAGAGGAAGTGATGCCGAAATTTATCAGGAAAGAAAGAATTTAGGAAAATTAATTTTGCCTGCAGTTCTTGATTCTATTGATCAGGATACTGATAATACGGTGTTCTCTTATATTCCTAATACTGCTGAAACTTCTTTTTACGGATTAGTTGAAGCAGCTCAGGATTTCTTAAATCAAAGAAAGAATAATTATATTTTAGCTAATAGAAATACTTTAACTGCCGAAACTTTACAGGAGTTGTTAGCGGTAAAAATTAGAACTGAAAAAGTAGCTATTAAAGATGCTAAGTTAAGAACCTTTATTACTGCTGATGATAGTCGTGATGATTTAGTAGCTCACGTTTACGATGTGACTTACGGAGTGATTAAGCCAACGGATAATTTGGTTATTATTGATGATAGTATCGTGAGAGGTACGACTCTTAAAAAGAGTATCATTAAGATGATGGATCGTTTGAATCCAAAACGAATAGTGATTGTTTCTTCGGCACCACAAATTCGTTATCCGGATTGTTACGGAATTGATATGGCTAAATTAGAAGGTTTGGTTGCTTTTAGAGCGGCTCTTGAACTTTTGAAAGAAAGAAATCTATATCATATTGTTGACGAGGTATATGCTAAATGTAAGGCGCAGGAGAATTATAAAGATACCGATGTAGTGAATTATGTTACCGCTATTTATGATTCATTCACAGATCAGGAGATTTCAGATAAAATTGCCGAGATGTTGAGTTCGTCTTCAATTAAAGCTGAGGTTAAAATTATATTCCAAACGGTAGAGAATTTACACATTGCCTGTCCTAAGAATTTAGGAGATTGGTACTTTACGGGAGATTATCCTACAGCTGGTGGAAACAGGGTTGTAAACCGTGCTTTTATGAATTTTTACGAAGGTAAGGATGCAAGAGCTTACTAA
- a CDS encoding PfkB family carbohydrate kinase produces the protein MNKLLIVGTVAFDAIETPFGKTDKILGGAGTYIGLSAAFFNLQSAIVSVVGDDFPQEYIDLLTERNIDISGLEVVKGGKTFFWSGRYHNDLNSRDTLDTQLNVLADFQPKVPENYKNADVVMLGNLHPLVQSSVLDQLESKPKLVVLDTMNFWMDCALPELLDVIKRVDVITINDEEARQLSGEYSLVKAAAKIQAMGPEFVVIKKGEHGALLFHGNQVFFAPALPLEEVFDPTGAGDTFAGGFAGFIAQSENVSFENMKNAIIYGSNLASFCVEKFGTERMVSLDKQEVVSRLKQFKSLTQFDIEL, from the coding sequence ATGAATAAATTATTGATTGTTGGAACAGTTGCTTTCGACGCAATTGAAACCCCTTTCGGAAAGACAGATAAAATTTTAGGTGGAGCGGGAACTTATATTGGGCTTTCAGCAGCTTTTTTTAACTTACAATCAGCTATTGTCTCTGTAGTAGGAGACGATTTTCCTCAAGAATATATTGATTTATTGACTGAAAGAAATATCGATATTTCTGGCCTTGAAGTGGTAAAAGGAGGGAAAACTTTCTTTTGGAGCGGTCGTTATCATAACGATTTGAATTCGAGAGATACATTGGATACTCAATTAAATGTTTTGGCGGATTTTCAGCCAAAAGTCCCTGAAAATTATAAAAATGCCGATGTAGTGATGTTAGGAAACTTGCATCCGCTAGTGCAAAGTAGTGTTTTAGATCAGTTAGAATCGAAGCCTAAATTAGTGGTTTTAGATACCATGAATTTTTGGATGGATTGTGCTTTGCCTGAATTATTAGATGTAATTAAGCGTGTAGACGTAATTACAATTAATGATGAAGAAGCAAGACAGCTTTCGGGAGAATACTCATTAGTGAAAGCTGCTGCCAAAATTCAGGCAATGGGACCTGAATTTGTGGTGATTAAAAAAGGAGAACATGGAGCTTTGTTGTTCCATGGAAACCAGGTTTTCTTTGCGCCGGCATTACCTTTAGAAGAGGTTTTTGATCCAACAGGAGCAGGAGATACTTTTGCAGGAGGTTTTGCAGGATTTATTGCTCAGAGTGAGAATGTCTCTTTTGAGAACATGAAAAACGCAATTATATATGGTTCTAATTTAGCTTCTTTTTGTGTGGAGAAGTTTGGAACTGAACGAATGGTGAGTTTGGATAAACAAGAGGTTGTGTCTCGATTAAAACAATTTAAGTCATTGACACAATTTGATATAGAATTATAA
- the rnhA gene encoding ribonuclease HI, whose product MDYQVHIYTDGAAKGNPGPGGYGVVMELVGTPHKKEFYEGFRHTTNNRMELLAVIVGLEKLKNPNMKVLVVSDSKYVVDSVVKKWVLGWEKKGFAARKNADLWQRFLKVYRKHQVDFRWIKGHNNHPQNERCDELAVFASNQKSLSVDAFYENEEGKIL is encoded by the coding sequence TTGGATTATCAAGTACATATATATACAGACGGGGCGGCAAAAGGAAATCCAGGGCCTGGTGGTTATGGTGTGGTTATGGAGTTGGTGGGGACACCACATAAAAAAGAATTTTATGAAGGTTTCCGTCATACTACTAATAATAGAATGGAATTATTGGCGGTAATTGTAGGTCTTGAGAAACTAAAAAATCCTAATATGAAGGTTCTGGTGGTTTCTGATTCTAAATATGTGGTGGATTCTGTTGTGAAAAAATGGGTTTTAGGTTGGGAAAAAAAAGGGTTTGCAGCCAGAAAAAATGCCGATTTGTGGCAGCGTTTTTTGAAAGTCTATCGAAAACACCAGGTTGATTTCAGATGGATAAAAGGACATAATAATCATCCTCAAAACGAGCGTTGTGATGAATTGGCAGTGTTTGCATCGAATCAAAAATCCTTGTCTGTAGATGCTTTTTATGAGAATGAAGAGGGTAAAATTTTATGA
- the purN gene encoding phosphoribosylglycinamide formyltransferase, translating to MKKIVVFASGSGTNAENIIQHFKGGSVGAVVSVFTNNAKAKVIDRAKNHAVPVEVFTKSELYEDNLVQKINAIQPDLIVLAGFLLKFPDALITAYPDKIINIHPALLPKYGGKGMYGMHVHRAVVENKEKESGITIHYVNENYDEGAIIFQKQVTVLGTDTPEVVAEKIHELEQRYFPGVVEDVLTAKL from the coding sequence ATGAAAAAAATTGTTGTTTTTGCTTCGGGATCTGGTACAAATGCTGAGAATATCATCCAGCATTTTAAAGGTGGATCTGTAGGTGCTGTAGTAAGTGTTTTTACAAATAACGCAAAAGCAAAGGTGATTGACAGAGCTAAAAATCATGCGGTTCCTGTTGAAGTTTTTACAAAATCGGAGCTGTATGAGGATAATTTGGTGCAAAAAATAAATGCAATACAGCCGGATTTGATTGTTCTGGCCGGATTTTTATTAAAATTTCCCGATGCTCTTATTACTGCCTATCCTGATAAAATAATAAATATACATCCTGCTTTGTTGCCAAAATATGGTGGAAAAGGGATGTATGGTATGCATGTGCATAGAGCTGTTGTGGAGAATAAAGAAAAAGAATCGGGGATAACCATTCATTATGTAAATGAGAATTATGATGAAGGAGCTATTATTTTTCAAAAACAAGTAACGGTTTTAGGAACAGATACTCCAGAAGTAGTTGCTGAAAAAATCCACGAATTAGAGCAAAGATATTTTCCGGGAGTGGTTGAAGATGTGTTAACGGCTAAATTATAA
- a CDS encoding acyl carrier protein, with the protein MSDIASRVKAIIVDKLGVDENEVVTEASFTNDLGADSLDTVELIMEFEKEFDIQIPDDQAENIATVGQAISYIEEAKK; encoded by the coding sequence ATGTCAGACATTGCATCAAGAGTAAAAGCGATTATCGTAGACAAATTAGGCGTTGACGAAAACGAAGTTGTAACAGAAGCAAGCTTCACTAATGATTTAGGAGCTGACTCATTAGACACTGTTGAGCTTATTATGGAGTTCGAAAAAGAATTTGACATTCAAATTCCAGACGATCAAGCTGAAAACATTGCTACTGTTGGTCAAGCTATTTCTTACATCGAAGAAGCTAAAAAATAA
- the fabF gene encoding beta-ketoacyl-ACP synthase II, giving the protein MVLRRVVVTGLGALTPIGNNIEEYWNGLINGVSGAAPITYFDASKFRTQFACELKNFNVEEFIDRKEARKMDRYAQYAMVSSEEAMNDANFDLEKIDKDRAGVIWGSGIGGLETFQIEVLNFAAGDGSPRFNPFFIPKMIGDIACGHISIKYGFRGPNFGTVSACASSTNAIIDAFNYIRLGHADVMVTGGSEAAVTIAGMGGFNAMHALSTRNDDPKTASRPMDKDRDGFVLGEGAGAIILEEYEHAVARGAKIYCEIGGGGMSADAHHITAPHPEGLGARNVMLNCLRDAGLKPTDVDGVNMHGTSTPLGDMAESKAIEQVFGEHAYTMNLNSTKSMTGHLLGAAGAIETISAILSIKHGIVPPTINHFTDDEKIDSKLNFTFNTAQKREMNVVMSNTFGFGGHNACVLVKKLGF; this is encoded by the coding sequence ATGGTATTAAGACGAGTTGTTGTAACAGGTTTAGGTGCCCTTACTCCTATTGGAAACAATATAGAAGAGTATTGGAATGGTCTAATTAACGGAGTTAGTGGGGCTGCACCAATAACTTATTTTGATGCTTCAAAATTTAGAACTCAATTTGCTTGCGAACTTAAAAACTTCAATGTTGAAGAATTTATAGATCGAAAAGAAGCCAGAAAAATGGATCGTTATGCTCAATATGCCATGGTCTCTTCTGAAGAAGCAATGAACGATGCTAATTTTGATTTAGAAAAAATAGACAAAGATCGCGCAGGAGTAATCTGGGGTTCAGGAATTGGAGGTTTAGAAACTTTCCAAATCGAAGTCTTAAATTTTGCTGCTGGTGACGGATCACCTCGATTCAATCCATTTTTTATCCCAAAAATGATTGGTGATATTGCTTGTGGACACATTTCAATCAAATACGGTTTTAGAGGACCTAACTTCGGAACTGTTTCTGCTTGTGCTTCTTCTACAAACGCTATTATTGATGCATTCAACTACATTAGATTAGGTCATGCCGATGTAATGGTAACCGGAGGTTCAGAAGCCGCTGTAACCATTGCAGGTATGGGAGGATTTAATGCTATGCACGCCTTATCTACCAGAAATGACGATCCTAAAACAGCTTCAAGACCAATGGACAAAGACCGCGACGGATTTGTACTAGGAGAAGGAGCAGGAGCAATCATCCTTGAAGAATACGAACACGCTGTAGCACGTGGCGCTAAAATCTATTGCGAAATAGGTGGTGGTGGTATGTCGGCAGATGCGCATCATATTACAGCTCCACATCCTGAAGGATTAGGTGCAAGAAATGTAATGCTAAACTGTTTGAGAGACGCTGGTTTAAAACCAACTGATGTTGACGGAGTAAACATGCACGGAACTTCTACTCCTCTTGGAGACATGGCCGAAAGCAAAGCAATCGAACAAGTTTTTGGAGAACATGCTTATACCATGAATTTGAATTCAACAAAATCCATGACAGGTCACTTATTAGGAGCTGCCGGAGCAATTGAAACAATTTCTGCTATTCTTTCTATAAAACACGGAATAGTTCCTCCTACAATTAATCATTTTACAGATGATGAAAAAATTGACTCTAAGTTAAACTTCACTTTCAACACGGCTCAAAAAAGAGAAATGAATGTTGTTATGAGTAATACTTTTGGTTTTGGGGGGCATAATGCTTGTGTATTAGTAAAAAAATTAGGATTCTAA
- a CDS encoding ribonuclease III family protein — translation MSIFKKIFKKSRSQEDGIFFDAIQKILGFPPNELNHYHKAFTHRSSGKLDSTGNPISYERLEFLGDAMLSSVIAAHLFNEAPYGDEGYLTKMRSKIVSREHLNELGKDLDLIRFVESKVPVQHFGENIHGNIFESLIGAIYLDKGYPFCEKFIQQRVIIPYVDISRLEGKVISYKSLIIEWCQKEKRHFHYDIFEDNAIDGQRLFGVKLSIDEKVIAKARATSKKKAEEKASQRAYFAFQEKMNKK, via the coding sequence ATGAGTATATTCAAAAAAATATTCAAGAAATCCCGTTCTCAAGAAGACGGGATTTTTTTTGATGCTATCCAAAAAATTCTTGGCTTCCCACCAAATGAACTGAATCATTACCACAAAGCCTTTACCCACCGCTCCTCCGGAAAACTGGATTCCACCGGTAATCCTATAAGTTATGAGCGTTTAGAATTTTTGGGAGACGCTATGCTAAGCTCCGTTATCGCAGCACATTTATTTAACGAAGCACCTTATGGAGACGAGGGCTACCTTACTAAAATGCGCTCTAAAATTGTGAGTCGGGAACACCTAAATGAGTTAGGAAAAGACCTCGACTTAATTCGTTTTGTCGAAAGCAAAGTTCCGGTACAACATTTTGGCGAAAACATACACGGAAACATTTTCGAATCGCTCATCGGAGCTATTTATCTTGACAAAGGCTATCCTTTTTGCGAAAAATTTATCCAACAAAGAGTAATTATTCCCTATGTTGATATTTCCAGACTCGAAGGAAAAGTAATAAGCTATAAGAGTTTAATTATCGAATGGTGTCAAAAAGAAAAAAGACATTTTCACTATGACATTTTTGAGGACAATGCCATCGATGGACAACGCCTTTTTGGAGTAAAATTAAGCATTGACGAAAAAGTAATTGCAAAAGCAAGAGCAACTTCTAAAAAGAAAGCCGAAGAAAAAGCATCTCAACGCGCCTATTTTGCATTTCAGGAAAAAATGAACAAAAAATAA
- a CDS encoding IPExxxVDY family protein → MAVHKLSLDEFDEIDYNLIAIHTSLEDYRLAYFINQKLPINLAKSADEVQINIKEGETKFSRFYYYDEENTVAWNLVQNKNEVVQEQNNQIQNLFSSSTESISTKVYLLPEFKKADYFLKIDNTDDSIDINQIKTILNTIDNITTVYTVDTEQIKSKNNLIF, encoded by the coding sequence ATGGCTGTTCATAAATTAAGTCTTGACGAATTTGACGAGATTGATTACAATCTTATTGCAATTCATACTTCTTTAGAAGATTACCGATTGGCATATTTTATCAATCAAAAACTTCCTATAAATCTAGCAAAGAGTGCTGATGAAGTTCAAATAAATATCAAAGAAGGAGAAACAAAATTTTCGAGATTTTATTATTATGACGAAGAAAATACAGTAGCCTGGAATTTAGTTCAGAACAAAAACGAGGTTGTTCAGGAACAAAATAATCAAATCCAGAACTTATTTTCGAGTTCGACCGAGAGCATTTCGACAAAAGTATATCTATTGCCTGAATTTAAAAAAGCGGATTATTTTTTAAAAATAGACAATACCGATGACAGCATTGATATCAATCAAATAAAAACAATATTAAACACTATAGACAACATAACGACAGTTTATACTGTTGATACAGAACAAATAAAATCTAAAAACAATCTAATTTTTTAA
- the pyk gene encoding pyruvate kinase codes for MTTNKKTKIVATLGPACSTREIIKDMVEAGVNVFRINFSHADYTDVENRIKIIRELNEEFGYTTAILADLQGPKLRVGVMNDGVVVNDGDLITFTTAEDIIGTAERVFMKYQNFPNDVNPGERILLDDGKLIFEIVSTDKKSEVVARVVQGGELKSKKGVNLPNTKISLPALTEKDIADAIFAIGQKVDWIALSFVKTPQDLKDLQDLIAEHAENKIPIVAKIEMPEALENMDKIVAYCDALMVARGDLGVELPAHEVPLVQKDLIRRAKTARIPVIVATQMMETMITSLTPTRAEVNDVANSVMDGADAVMLSGETAAGNYPVQVIQKMTQICEAVENSELIQVPQNTPQIKTNRFITKTICRQAAEMSNTIQAKAISTMTNSGYTAFQLSAWRPKTAEILVFTSNKRILTQLSLLWGVRTYFYDKEESTDTTVTDINKIAKEKGHVGAGDYIINLASMPISEKGMVNTMRVSEIS; via the coding sequence ATTACAACAAACAAGAAAACTAAAATTGTGGCTACCCTTGGGCCTGCTTGCAGCACAAGAGAAATCATAAAGGACATGGTTGAAGCTGGTGTAAATGTATTCAGAATTAACTTCTCTCATGCTGATTATACTGATGTAGAAAACAGAATAAAAATCATCCGTGAGCTTAACGAAGAATTCGGTTACACTACAGCCATATTAGCAGACTTACAAGGACCTAAACTACGTGTTGGGGTAATGAATGACGGTGTTGTTGTTAACGATGGTGATTTAATCACATTTACTACAGCCGAAGACATCATTGGAACTGCTGAAAGAGTTTTCATGAAATACCAGAACTTTCCTAACGATGTAAATCCTGGCGAAAGAATCTTGTTAGATGACGGAAAATTAATTTTCGAAATTGTATCTACTGATAAAAAATCAGAAGTGGTTGCAAGAGTAGTTCAGGGTGGTGAATTAAAATCTAAAAAAGGGGTTAACCTTCCTAATACTAAAATCTCTCTTCCGGCTTTGACTGAAAAAGATATTGCTGACGCTATTTTTGCTATTGGGCAAAAAGTAGATTGGATTGCACTTTCTTTCGTAAAAACACCTCAGGACTTAAAAGACCTTCAGGACTTAATTGCAGAGCACGCTGAAAACAAAATTCCAATTGTTGCTAAAATCGAAATGCCTGAAGCATTAGAAAACATGGATAAAATTGTAGCTTATTGCGATGCTTTAATGGTTGCTCGTGGAGACCTTGGAGTTGAACTTCCTGCTCACGAAGTACCATTAGTACAAAAAGACTTGATTCGCAGAGCTAAAACTGCCCGTATCCCGGTAATTGTAGCTACACAAATGATGGAAACAATGATCACTAGCTTAACTCCAACCAGAGCCGAAGTAAATGACGTAGCTAACTCTGTTATGGATGGTGCTGATGCGGTAATGCTTTCAGGAGAAACTGCTGCCGGAAATTACCCGGTACAGGTAATTCAAAAAATGACTCAAATTTGTGAGGCTGTTGAAAATTCTGAATTAATTCAGGTACCACAAAACACACCACAAATTAAAACCAATCGTTTTATTACTAAAACAATTTGCCGTCAGGCAGCTGAAATGTCTAACACTATTCAGGCAAAAGCAATTTCTACTATGACTAATAGTGGTTATACTGCTTTCCAATTATCTGCATGGAGACCTAAAACAGCTGAAATTTTAGTGTTCACTTCTAACAAAAGAATCCTTACGCAATTGAGTTTGTTATGGGGAGTTAGAACTTATTTCTACGACAAAGAAGAAAGTACTGACACTACAGTTACTGACATCAACAAAATTGCTAAAGAAAAAGGACATGTTGGAGCCGGTGATTACATCATCAACTTAGCTTCTATGCCTATTTCCGAAAAAGGAATGGTAAATACTATGAGAGTTTCTGAAATTAGCTAA
- a CDS encoding NAD-dependent epimerase/dehydratase family protein → MTQISILGCGWLGLPLAKALLKEGFSIKGSTTSAEKLATLEENGIQSFLLALDANTVPDVFADFLAGSKTLIIAIPPKLRGKNKDYSDAQNNSFVKKIENLLPFIENSSIKNVLFISSTAVYGEANDVVDENSPTIPVTESGKQLLEIEKLLLAKTHFKTTVLRFGGLIGEDRNPARFLAGKENVPNPEAPINLIDLEDCIGIIIKILTTATWNTTLNAVTPFHPSREAYYTQKALEENLIPPTFNHENPSIGKTILSDYLIEKLNYTFTKNPL, encoded by the coding sequence ATGACACAAATAAGTATATTAGGTTGCGGATGGCTGGGGCTTCCTTTGGCGAAAGCCTTATTAAAAGAAGGTTTTTCTATCAAAGGTTCGACCACATCAGCAGAAAAACTGGCAACATTGGAAGAAAACGGAATTCAAAGCTTTCTATTGGCTTTAGATGCTAATACTGTTCCGGATGTATTTGCTGATTTTTTAGCCGGAAGCAAAACCCTGATTATTGCGATTCCGCCTAAATTAAGAGGCAAGAACAAGGATTACTCTGATGCTCAAAATAATTCTTTTGTCAAAAAAATTGAAAACCTGCTACCTTTTATAGAAAATTCATCCATAAAAAATGTACTGTTTATCAGTTCGACTGCGGTTTACGGGGAGGCAAACGATGTGGTTGACGAAAATAGCCCTACCATTCCTGTTACCGAAAGTGGCAAACAATTACTGGAAATTGAAAAATTATTATTAGCCAAAACGCATTTCAAAACTACTGTTTTGCGTTTTGGGGGCTTAATTGGTGAAGACCGAAACCCTGCCCGATTCCTGGCCGGAAAAGAAAATGTTCCTAATCCCGAAGCACCAATTAACCTGATTGACCTGGAAGATTGCATCGGTATTATTATAAAAATCCTGACTACGGCAACATGGAACACAACGCTAAATGCCGTAACACCTTTTCATCCTAGCAGAGAAGCTTATTACACTCAAAAAGCACTGGAAGAAAACCTGATTCCACCCACATTCAATCATGAAAATCCTTCGATAGGAAAAACCATTTTGAGTGATTATTTGATTGAAAAATTAAACTATACTTTTACTAAAAATCCTTTATAA
- a CDS encoding DMT family transporter gives MIHKIKKRFSTKINAIGLPILALIWVGFFWGTTWIASKEGVRYIPGIQMAAIRQFIAGLLYILFFLVTKAPWPKGKQWKTIVILAVLNFTLSNGLSTAGVKYISSGLGAIIAAIFPIWVVLISFFRGERIAKLAVTGTLISFVGICVIFYEHLGDFLIPDFRLGIILSVIATITWAFGTLYTRKKAASFNPYFSLGLQMFISGLLLFAYNGATGISVNLSEIPINTWYAIAYLVIVGSLITFTIFIYSLQNLPPEVSSLYAYMNPVVAVLLGSIIFDETLSISIALGGIVTLFGLYLVNQSLRRSRKKTNILIK, from the coding sequence GTGATTCATAAAATAAAAAAACGCTTTTCGACTAAAATCAATGCTATTGGATTACCCATTTTAGCACTGATTTGGGTTGGTTTTTTCTGGGGAACCACCTGGATTGCTTCTAAAGAAGGTGTACGCTATATTCCGGGAATTCAAATGGCTGCCATTAGACAATTTATTGCCGGATTACTCTATATCCTTTTTTTCTTAGTGACTAAAGCACCCTGGCCCAAAGGCAAACAATGGAAAACCATTGTTATTCTTGCCGTATTGAATTTCACACTGAGTAATGGCTTGAGTACTGCCGGTGTAAAATATATCAGTAGCGGACTGGGGGCAATTATAGCTGCCATTTTCCCTATTTGGGTGGTGCTAATTTCTTTTTTTAGAGGAGAACGAATTGCTAAATTAGCCGTAACAGGCACTCTCATTAGTTTTGTAGGCATTTGTGTCATATTCTATGAACATCTGGGTGATTTTCTCATTCCTGATTTCAGATTGGGAATTATATTATCGGTTATTGCTACAATTACCTGGGCTTTTGGCACCTTATATACCCGAAAAAAAGCAGCTTCTTTCAATCCATATTTTAGTCTTGGACTGCAAATGTTTATTTCGGGTCTGCTTTTATTTGCCTACAACGGAGCTACCGGAATTTCAGTCAACCTGAGCGAAATCCCAATTAATACCTGGTATGCTATTGCTTACTTAGTAATTGTAGGTTCATTAATTACTTTTACTATTTTTATCTATTCGTTACAAAATCTGCCACCCGAAGTAAGCAGTCTTTATGCGTATATGAATCCTGTTGTCGCAGTTCTTTTAGGTTCAATTATTTTTGACGAAACTCTGAGTATTTCAATTGCATTGGGCGGAATTGTCACTCTTTTTGGTTTGTATCTCGTAAATCAATCTTTAAGGAGAAGCCGTAAAAAAACAAACATTTTAATTAAATAA